One Delphinus delphis chromosome 16, mDelDel1.2, whole genome shotgun sequence genomic window, CTCCTTATTAAATCCCTCCCAGTTATGAAGCACAGGGAGGGGCATTTAGCTCCTTGTGGGTATGGGGCGCAGGTAGGGGGGAAATGCACTGGAAGTTTTTCCACTCTTAATCTCTccaaacctcagcttcctcattcaTAGGACATAAATAACAATTCCTATGTGAGAGGGGCACAGagagaattaaataagagaaaCAACTGGCCCCAATTAGGCACATCATAAAACGTTATGATATTACTATCCTTATCCCTCCAGATGGATTCCTAAGAGAAAACCCGTAATACCTGGGGGCCCCCAAAGTGTCTCAAGAATCTAAGTAGAACTCGCCACCCATGTCCTCCTGATCTGGGCTTCTCAGTTTACGAGCTCTGTCACCTTGGGATCTTGTGTGCGTTCAACAGTGTTATCGCTTAGCCTGGGAAGGAATTTTTgtcccattttcagatgaggaaactgaggaccagagggTGAAGAGGCTAGTCCAAAGTCATCCAGCCATtctgtggcagagccaggacctgaaATCAGTCCCCGCCACCACCACACCCGCCCCCACCGACAGCccttctgctccttcctccttGGGCGTTCTCTCCCTTGCTCCCTTTTCCATCcatccttttccctcttcctcactTAGCTGGTCACAATCGGAAACCAGGACTCTTCATGCTACTACTTAAACTTTACAAAGCTGGCACATGGTGGGCTGCCTTCTTTTCAGGGGTTTCTCCTCTGTGGGGTGGTGGGGTCAGTGAATTTTCACCCCGGCCAGGCTGTAGAGTGAAGGGGGTCCATTGAATGCTTACCTGTGCTCCGCTCCTGCTGCTGCAGGGACTGAAGCGGACCCGCATCCCTGGGAGCTCTGGGCAGGCAGACCCCAAGTGTGAGGACCCCAAGTGTGAGTGAACCGGAGCGCGTGCGCTGATGAGGGAAGGGGCTCTGCCTGTCTGAGCCTGTCTCTAGAGTTCACTGCcctagggggagggaggagggtgtcaGTGCCAACTACGGGCTGCTCCTGCCCTGGGTAACCCTTGAGGATGGGTCCGGGCAGCATTCCAGGTTGCTCCGCGCAGCATTCCAGGTTGCTCCGCGCACTCCCAGAGAGCCAGGTCCAGCCTCCCCACCAAGCTGCTCtagttctctcttccttctcttggggTCTTGGGGATCTGTGTGGTGGGTGAGTGGGGAAGCATCTACAGAAAGCGCAGTCCAGCTGGTGGCTTGGCCAAGAGTGCCAGCAGATCTGGCTAGAGCCCCTGCTAGAAACAGGCTACCCTTCTTCGGAGCTCTGACAGTGACTCAGCCTGGGTCATGGGGGATCAGTGATGGGTAAGAAGGAGTGAAGCAGGAAGTCTCTGCACAGATGTCTCAGCCCCTTGGGGCTCTTCCCAGACTCTCGTGGACTTCTGGCCTTGCCTGGGTACAGAGGCAGGGACTTGTACAAATGAGGGTCTTTGGGCCCTGGGGTCTTAGATCAATAAACATTTCTGGGCAATTTATGTGAGCCAGGGCTCACATTTCTGGGCTGGTCTCAGGGACAATGGAGATACAGAGCCTGCTCTCAAGGCAGCCACAGTCCAAAGGGAGGGACGTGCCACGGACCAGAGGCAACAACAGAGGTGTTTGTCAGGCTGTTTGTCTGGACAATGTGGTGAGCAACTTCATGAGGAGAAGCCAGAAAGTTCTGATCAGGTTTTCAAATGAAGCCctggggttagggttggggtaaaGAGGTGTCAAGAAGACAGGAACCGCTGTGTGCAACAGCCTGAAGATCAGATGTGTCGCTCTATCACTCTGGAAGGTGGGTTGAGTGTGGTGGGGAAGGAGGATGCCTGCCCAGGGTAGGGTGGCATTGTCTCAAACCAGTGGGGAAGACGGCGCTTAAGGCTCCAGGGCTGACAGCAGCTGGGGCTGGGATGTGACAAGGCTTAGAGTAGGGAATTCGGCCTCATCCTAAGGCAGTTCCACTGGGCTCACAGCCATTGGAGGTGGAACTTGGAGAGAGGGGAGGCCCTGAGAGAAAAGAGAGTGCCTGGCTCAGGTCAAGGTCTCTCCCTGGCCTTGGAAGTTAGGAAGTGTGGCTGTCAGCATTCCCTCAGTATTCCCTGACGCCACTCCCAGCTCCTCCAGGCCTCCCCGGGCTCCTCAGCAAACTTGGGGCAAGGCTGCAGCCTGGGCCTCCTGCCCAGGAGGGCACAGGGCTAGGGACCAGGCAAAAGTTGGGGGTCAGTCCCTCTCAGGACTGTTCTGGAAGCAAGAATTTgtgagtggggagagagggatcCAAACGTCACTTACAGGCTCCTCCTCACTGCTGGGACTTTTTGCTGCCATCTTAGGGGGCGTTTTTTCGAGGATGGGCATCTTGGTGACTCCTGATTGGGGAAGCAGAGGTGTGGACCTGGGGACCGAGAAGCAGAGAGGCATCAATACAAGAGCCATCTAGACCGGACCCTTCACTTCCCATAGCCTGGTACCCTGCCTCTGTCCTGTGAGGAGGCCAGAGCTGGGCAGTAGCGTTCACAGCCCTCCTTGTGGGCCTGGTCCCAAACTCCTGACCTCCAGACCAGTCCACACACTGACCACAGTGTCCTCTCATTCCAGATCCATGAGGGGTCACTGGCAGAGCACTTGCGTTGTTCCTGCCTGGGACCCGATAGATATGTGCTTTGCAGATTAAAACCTCTctttcccactagactgtgagcttctcCAGGGCAAGACTACACCTGCCGTGTTCAGTGCTTCACCTCTGAGCCGTAGCCCTGTGCCTGGCATGGAGTAAAATCAGTGTTGGGTGGCTGAGTACAAGGAATGCACGCGCACACGAATGAATACAAGGTCCTCTAAGGCTCTGGGCTCCAGGAGACGCTCGAGGCTTATCAGAGACTGGCCTGTGGCCAAGGCAGGGAGGACCCTGCTGGATGGGCTGTGACTTAGGCAGTCTCTGGTCGGCTGGCTGCCAGTGTAGGTGGCATGAGAATGCTGAGGGAGATGGTACAGGCAAGTTAGGCAGCCCAGGCCCCTAGGGGTCCCCTGAATAGGCCTGTAAGGAGGTGGATTAATTCTGAAGGTACAGTAGAAGTGAGCCAGGCCAAGAGGGGCAAAAGCCAGTTTGTAAGGTTACTGGGGCCCAACCTCTAACCCTAAGCATAAGCCTGCATAAGCACCCACCCATGCTTTCCACTCATCCATCCCCTGTTCTCTCCCAAGAGCCTAAAGCTAAGACTTAGCCCCTTCTACCCCCAGGCAGACACAGTGGGAGAGAGGGGCTGGGTGCAAGGCACAGCTGACCCTAAGACACAGCATCCAGAAAGATGGATAATCCCGGTCCAGGGGTGGAGGGGCCTGGGGTTGCCTGGTAGTgctgggcagagaagggagagtCCTTGCGGGCACTGTGCCCCCAGCACTCGGGACTAGGTGGTCCCCAGACCGGCGAGCGCCCTGTAGCACAGGGGTTGCCACGACCCACTGCAAAGCAGAAGCAACGGCGTCCAGATGAGAGTCGACCCCAGAGCCACGGGAATTCTGAGGGGGCGAGTAGGGCAAGGGCAAGGTGGTAAGGGCCCTATAGACAATGCAGCCAATACCTCCTCTTGCTCTGGCCCCCAGCCAGCCCATAGCGGGAAGATACCAGTCAAGCCTCAGAGACCCCATGTCTCAGAGAGGCACAGGAGATGGAAGTAGGATGGTTTCATGGGTGCCACATGGGAGGGCTTTGTTCCTGTCGGCCAGCTGCTCTTCCTCACTGGCCCTTGGGCTGGCGCCTAAAGGGTGTATTTGTGTCGGTATCTTTCTTTGTCAGTTTGGTGCCCTCCACTCCACACTCCCACCAGCCTGGCTTCTGAAGCCTGCCTGGAGGGGGCTCTGCTTTGCCCTGGAAGCCGAAGCCCAGCTCAGCCCGGGCACCACAGGCTGCCCGCGTGCTCCAGGGGCTACCTGTCACCCGGCTTATACTTGCCACTTGCGCCCACGCCTGCACCCCATCTCCCGCCTCCGCGAGAGAGTCGGAGAGAGGCAGGTGCATGCCAGCACTTCAGGGGGTGGGAGTGAGACCTGCAGACCCTCCAACTGGGCACGGAAAGTGCAGACCTTGGCACTTAGCAGATGGGGGTTCAGAAGTGTGGACACACACGTGAAGCCGCGAAGCTGACAGTCAAGCCTGTCCAAGCCCTTTCCCCCAACTTCGCACCATCCAGCTCCccgtcccctgcccccaccctcggTGGAGAAACACCAGAGCCACAGAAGCCCGCAGCCTCCTGGCCGTCCCCCGACGGCCGCTGCCCTTCGGGACTCGGAGGACTCCGCGGGTTCTGGGGCCTCCCGGCCCCGGCGCGGTCCCTGGACGGAGCCTCCCTGCGCTCCCGGCTCCCCGCGCTGTGCTCCGCCAGTCCAGCCCTACTCACCTGCTCTCCTCGTCTCTGCTGCCTCGGCCGCCGCTGCACCGCACCCAGCAGAACTAGGGGCTAGAATGTGAGCCGGAAGGGATTCGGGGGCGCGTCAGCAGTGCGGGGGTGGGGGCCACCGCCTCAGTCGGTGGCAGAGCCTCCGACGTCGCCGGGTCCCCAGGCCTCGCGACTGGCTGCGAGCGAGCCGGCCGCGCCAGtcgcctcccctccttcctcctgttcctcctccctcccctttctcccttttcctccctccccccagccccacccctaccTCTCACCCTCTCCATCCTTTGTCCCCCCCCCCTCCACCCTGCCTCACCACTCCGCTGCCTTCCGGGATCCCACCTCCCGGTCCCCATCCCGTGCTCTGACGGCTTCCCGGACGATCTCTAGCAAAGGCAGCGGAATCCAGGCCCGAGATGGGGGGTGCAGAACGTGGCCCCGCCCGTGCCCATCGCCCTCAGCTCAGCCTTCCCCAGTCCCTGCGCTCCCCTAACCCCTTTATCCTAGCCGCGGCTGCCTCTGCAGAACCCGGGGGAGGGTTGGGTCTGGGTAAATCTGTGCCTCCCCACTGTCCAGGGCAGGCTCAAACCTTATTACAACTCCTtgtacaatataataataataataataaataaaacaacctgTTTATCGATCACTGCAGGTCCTTTTCTATTCCCACTCATCCCAGCTGGCACTACAGGGAATATGCAGGATACAGACCTGGGGATGCTTAGAGACACGCAGCCAGAGGCAGACATTCCTCCCAGACAAtgcattcccccccaccccatataGATCCttacacacgaacacacacagacagactCACAAAGAGAGACCCTgctcagacagacacacacacagccggACACACAGAGTCAGAACAGACGTGCACACACCAGCAGTACAGACCCCCACAGACGTTGTCTAATACACAGGCGTACCCCAACACGGCGACCTCTCCATGCCGGAATCCGAGGACTCTGCAGCCTTCAGGAGGCCGCAGGTTGCAGGACTGGGAGTGGTGCACACACGCTGGTCTGGGACTCTGGGGACCCCCACTCAAGGTGGGGAGACTTCTCTGGCAGCCCTGGGCGCTTGCTTGCACTCAGGACCGGGTAGGGTGGGGTTGGTATCAGCTCTCACACTATCATTCTCTCCAGCCCTGACTCAAGCCCGTATAGCTGGAACACAGCGGACACATCGACAACTGTTCCTCCACTCCTCGTAGGATAGAGTCCAGTGGTCTAACGAACACACAATCACACGCACGCGTCTCGAGAAATCAAGCCCTTAAGGATGCAGCCGGTTTTTTTTCAGCTGCCCATAACAGTTCCACCcctattctctttcggagactggACGGGACAGGTTGCCAGGCTCGAAGGGAAGGGAAGCTTGGGCGCCTAAGAGCTCTGTCTTAGACTCAGGGTGTGTCCTCAAGGGGCGGGACCAGCGCACCCGGAGGGAGAGGGTCCTCAGGCTCCCCCGGGCGGCGCCCTGGGGCGCTGCGCTAGGCCTGCGTGAGGGAGGGGCTGTCGCGGGCTGAGGCCGGCCTAGGCACCAGGGTGTTTGTGGGTGGGAGCCCTTGTTGAGTTTGCTTCTTTCGTATCTCCTTTTCCAGGTAGCAAAAGAGCAACAGGCTTCCTGCATGCCCGCTGGACTGAGACCCGGATTTGGGTTAGACCCATCTCACCCTCCCATTCTGCCCTGGCCCCTTGCCCGGCCGCCCACCCCATCAGTAAAGAGACTCGGTCTCGTACAGATATAGTTTATTGATTCGGCCCGGAGGCACCGCAGCGCAGCGGGCCAAGTTGGCACTGGGAGGAACGGAAGGAAGGACAAACAGGCACGGCTCTACATCGGGGAGCCCCGAGGTGGCGACCCGCGCGCCTCTTCGTCTTTGCCAGGAGCACATAAGTTCACGTGCCTCGGTGCTCCATGCCCCattggaggaaagggaggaggacaCAGAAAGGGTCATAAAGAGGGGACTCGGGCAGGGGAAATCAAgacagaggaggggctggggtaCTCGCTGCAGGAGGCGGGACCTGAGCCTGAGCTGGCCAGTGTGCTCACAGAGCAGCCACCTTGAcccgggggtggggagtgggcggGTGGCCTGGAGGAGAAGCGGGGCTGCTAGCTGCGGGTGTAGTAGTCGTAGTCGTCCTCACATGCGTCAAAGGGGCCTGGCGGGCTGCGAGGCGCGCCTTCCCGGTCGGACAGAGGGCGCTCCCGCAGGCGCACAGCATCGTATAGACCCTGCGGTGGCTCATCCAGCAGCACATCGCGCTCGGAGCGGGAGCGCTTCAGGCGGCCCACGTTGCGCAGAAGCAGCAGGACGGGCGCATACAGCAGGTTGGCCAGGCCCATAACAAGGCTAAGCTGCTCAAAGCCAAGCGAGTGCACGATGTGGCCCGCCACTATGGGCCCGAGCGCATAGGCCACGCAATAGGATATGTCGGCAATGGCATAGACGCTGCCATAGACCGAGACGTGGCGCACGTCCACAAGAAAGGCGAGCGTGGGCAGCAGCGCCGTGTCCACCAGCGCAATGCCGAAGCAGAGGCCGCAGAGCGAGACCACTAGTGGTGCAAAGGAGCGGCAGGCGGGCACCAAGCACGAGCTGGCGCCTATCACTGCCAGCCCGAAGGCGCCGTACAGCCACTGCAGGTGGGGGTAGCGCGCTGCCAGTCGCACTGTGAGGTACACGCCTAGCACGTGCGGCACGAAGGCCGGCAGCCAGGCTATGCCTGCGTCCCACTCGGACGCCGCCATCGTGTGCTCCATCCACGTGGCGATGGTAGGCTCGAGAAAGGCGAGGGGGATGTTGCAGGTGGTGAGCGCCCCTGCCACCACGGCGATGTAGGGGTCCAGCATGAGGCGGTGGATAGGCGTGCCCACTGGCAGGTTGGCCCGCGCCCGCGCCGCGGCGGAGAAGGGCTTGGCCACGACCAGCAGCAACAGGGCGTCGAGCAGCGAAACCATGGCGAGCACCAGAAAGGGCGCGGTCTTGCCCACGAACTTGTGGAGGAACCCCCCGAAGGGCGGCGCCACTAGGCTTCCGAAGCTGATGAAGGCCAACGCCAAGCCCAGGGCACGACTGCGCTCCGGCTCCTCAGGATACTTGTCGGCGATCATGGCAATGCCAGACGTGTCCGCGAAGGCCGAGCCGAGACCCTGCAGGCTGCGCGCGGCGAAGAGCGTCGCGTAGTCCTCCGCAAAGGCAAACATCACTGTAGAGGCGAACAGTACGCCCAGGCCCATAAGCAGCGGCAAGTCATAGCTCATGCGGTCGATGAAGGTCCCGCTCAGGGGGTTCACCAGCAGCTGCAGGATGGCCTTGGAGGCAAACAGCACCCCGATCTTCACGTCCTCGTTGTCGGTGGGGTATTGGGGCTGCGCGGTAGACCTGTCCGGCATCGCGGCCGTCGAGGACTCAGAGGTGTTGACCGTGTCTGCACTGGCATTGGCCGGAGTGGGCGGCGGCAGGGTGGTCACACACACTTTGGAAGTCAGGGTGGGCTTCTCGCTGGCCGAGTGCACGTAGTAGGGCACGATGGGCACGATGACCATGTACAGCATGTTGTCCAGCAACAGCGCCACGCACACGATGACCAGCACCAGGCGCCGCTGCCGCCGGGGATCTTGCAGCGCCGCGCCCACCGCCTCCGACAGCTTGCTGGCTGCCGCCGGGGCCTGACCCGCCGGCGCCTCGGGTTCCATCACCCGCACCCCGCCGCTCTTCCGAGGACGCTTCGGCCGGGGCCGGGCGCGCGCGCCCTGCAGTGCAGAGACCAGGGCGCGGAACTTCGGGGAACCCTGCTCGCCGGGAAAGGCAAGGACCCTGTCCGGCGAGGCGCCGCCGCTGTCCGGAACCGAGCTCGGGACCCGCCGCCGCTGGGCTCAGGGGCGGTCAGGAAAGGCGGCCGTGCCAAGGCGCCGGAGCCGGAGACTGAGCGCTCTGAGGCTCGGGCGCGCAGGGAGCCACCCCCGCAGCGCTGAGAGGCCGCCTGAGCAGGCCGAGGGGCATGCTGCTGCCGCCCGCCCGCCGGCTCGCTCGCCCCGccgctctcccctcccctcgcgTCGGCTCTTGCCTCCTCCGCCGCCgcctactctttttttcttttacactcGGGGCTGTGACGCGGCGAGTCTCGGCCCCCGAGTGGTGCCCGGGCCACTTGCGTCGCTCATGCTAATGCGACGTcggcggggcgggggctgggggcggggcgctGCCGGGAGGGGGTCCTCTCCCCAGATGCGCCAAGGCTGGAAGCCCCAGAAAGGGGTCTCGGTGCGGAAAGAGTCCTGGCCAAACCCCTGAGGATGGGTGCGCCGCGCGACAAGCGGGTTCTCCGCCCCAGCAGTTCTAGGACTCGTGGGGTCCGCGCCCGCTCTTCTCCCCACGGAGAGGGGCACACAGCGGCCGCTTTCCCCCGGCCCCGCGGGAGAGGGGGGCGCTAGGGGCTCCAGATCTCCGCCTTAGCCTGGATCTCAGCGCGCAGCGGGTAAGGAGTCCCCGAGGTGAGCCGCGGCTACGTCCATCTGTTCTCGCAGCTGGAATGTGGGGCAGTGACTGGAGGGGCGCCAACTACAGATCCCTCAACCCTTTCTCTGGCCCCGCCCCCTGGCCCCTTCCACGCCGGGGAGGGGAGGCGCATACTGCTGGACTGGGTTCCGACCGACCGGCCCTTCGGGAGAATGTCACAGCAGAGAACTCCAGACTAAGAGCATCTGGGGATTGAGGGGAGAAGTCGCTTCGTCCCCACCCGGGGCCCCCAATATCAGCTCTGCCCCGCCCACCCTACCGctttccccacctccttctcctaACCAGTGCGCCCCCTTTCCGTTTTAACTGTCCGGGTCCGGCAGCTCCGCCTCTTCTCCCTTCCCGCCTCCTCACTCCCTCCCCGTTCTAACTCCTCCCAGGCAGTCTCGTCTTCGCACTACACCAAGCCCTCCCTCCGCTCCTGCGAGGTCCCGCCCccttcccaaccccacccccacctccaatcTCCAGAGCTGCCTCCAAGTCCCGGGTGGGCTCAGGGAGTGATGTGGCGGGGTCTACGCCTGGAGCCGTAAGAGACCCCGCGTGGGCGCCGAAACCATTTCCTGGGCAGGATCCAGCAGCTTTGCTCTCAGCAGAGGTTCAAGGGGGGGCTCACCTTAAGAGGGCCACACCCGCTGAGACGCCCCGTTCTCAGAAGACAAGGTGAGCCGCCCTGGCTTTGCGCTGGGCCTAATGCGTCCCCAGCGTTGACCATGGATGGCACATCGAGTCCATGTTCTGGTCTGCGGACTGGCCCGAGAGAGGCTCTGAGGCAGTGGAGGCTGGGAGATTTGTGCTGTTGAGATTACagtttgtccctttcttccagagTCAGAGAGGATTCTTCCCATCCTTCTGGCCTCAAAAGCAAACTACCATTAGACACCGCTTCTTCCCTTACGGTGCTCCCCACCCCGAAGGAGGCATCCTGATACAGTGGAAAGAACTTGGGCTTTAGAGGCAGAGGACTGAGAtggctcctggctctgccacctactagTTAGGGCGCCTGGGAGGAAGGGGGGgaatcacttcacctctctatccctcagcttctttatctgtaaaatggataataGTACCCACAGCTtagggtgcctggcacacagtaagagcAATGTAAGTGGCTGC contains:
- the SLC18A3 gene encoding vesicular acetylcholine transporter, encoding MEPEAPAGQAPAAASKLSEAVGAALQDPRRQRRLVLVIVCVALLLDNMLYMVIVPIVPYYVHSASEKPTLTSKVCVTTLPPPTPANASADTVNTSESSTAAMPDRSTAQPQYPTDNEDVKIGVLFASKAILQLLVNPLSGTFIDRMSYDLPLLMGLGVLFASTVMFAFAEDYATLFAARSLQGLGSAFADTSGIAMIADKYPEEPERSRALGLALAFISFGSLVAPPFGGFLHKFVGKTAPFLVLAMVSLLDALLLLVVAKPFSAAARARANLPVGTPIHRLMLDPYIAVVAGALTTCNIPLAFLEPTIATWMEHTMAASEWDAGIAWLPAFVPHVLGVYLTVRLAARYPHLQWLYGAFGLAVIGASSCLVPACRSFAPLVVSLCGLCFGIALVDTALLPTLAFLVDVRHVSVYGSVYAIADISYCVAYALGPIVAGHIVHSLGFEQLSLVMGLANLLYAPVLLLLRNVGRLKRSRSERDVLLDEPPQGLYDAVRLRERPLSDREGAPRSPPGPFDACEDDYDYYTRS